In Kamptonema formosum PCC 6407, the genomic stretch ATACCCTAAATTATCCCCTAATGCAATACTCAAGCCCTTTCTAACCTAACGTCTTAGTATGTCAAACTTGAATACAACTAAAATACACCTAATAAATTAGTGTTATTTCATTTATTAACTTTTGTATAAATTTCAGCTACCGCTGATGAGTGTTTGAAAAATAGTAGAACAAACCTACTCTATGATTCAAACACTGGTAAAACCAAAGAATTTTCAATTAACTTCTCAACAAAACAATGCCCTCCAACTCATCGAACAATTTCTCACAAGTTCTAAACGGGTATTCGGGCTATTTGGATATGCAGGTACGGGAAAATCCACCCTTGTCAACCTCGTCGCAGAACAATTAATCAGCGCTGGAAAAAGAGTCGCTTTCACCGCTCCTACCAATAAAGCAGTAGGCGTATTGCGACGGATGGCTAATGAAAAAGGACTCATAGGAGTAGACTTTATGACCATCCACCAACTACTAGGATTAGCTCCAGTCAAACAGGGGCAAAATAAAATCCTCAAACAAGTTTCTCCTTCTTTCCTTCACCTATACGACACCATCTTTCTTGATGAGTGTAGTATGGTGACAACAGAACTGTGGAATATCATTCAAGAAAGAATTGCTAATACTTTGCTCCTGGGCAGTAATCGGCAACTTATTGTCATGGGCGACCCCGCACAATTGCCTCCTGTTAATGGCGAAATAGAAGAGAAAAAATCTCAAGCTTTCAACATCCCTGAAAAAGCCATTTTAACAGAGGTTGTTAGGCAAGGTGCGGGTAGCCCTCTGCTAGAATTTATAACAGCTTGCCGCACGGCTGTCAAGAGCAAAAAAGCATTCCAACCCTTCTCCAAATTCAGCTTTGATAAAAAAAACGGAGCTTTCCTAGTCAGAGAAGAAACGCTGTTGAAATATGCCTTAAAAAAGTTCTCTTCTACTTTCCCTCAAGACCCCGACTGCTTTCGCATCCTTTGCTACACTAACGAGCGCGTTGCCTACTGGAATAGCAAAATCAGAGCTAAAATTTACGGTAAAAATGCTCCCAGATTTATGATGGGGGAGAGGTTAATCAGTAAAGCTCCTGTTATTGCTCCCGACGGCAAAACTGTCATCCTGTCCACATCAGCAGAAGTAGAAATTGCCGAATTTAAAGAGGATAGGTACTCTGGGTATAAAGCTTGGAATCTTCAGGTTAAAACCGATGTAGGCGACCTCCGCCAAATCTACATCCTCCACGAAAGTGACACTCGCCGATTCCAACAGGACAATGCTAGGTTACTGCAAAGTGCTAAAAGCAATCCAAGCTTATGGAAAGCATGGTATAACCATTGTGAAATCTTTGCAGACATGAGAAATTGTTGGGCAATTACTGTGCATAATTCTCAAGGATCTACCTTCACGGAGGTGGGAATTGACAGCAGTGATATCGGCAGGAAAGTTGCTACTAAATTGCTGTATCTTGCTCAAGTTTTTCCTTGTCAAAAATCTCAATTTATTAAAGAATACCGCGACAGTATTCGAGCGCACAATCAGCTTATGTACGTGAGTTGTAGTCGTGCGAAGCAGCGGGTTTTTGTTACTAAGTAAGCCTAGTTTATATTGGCTGAATGGCACTTTTAGAGTTTAAGGGCGATGCCTGGGGACTTCGACGGTTCCGGCTGAGCGCGAGCCGTCGAACGCTGGCTACTCCTACTTGCTTGCAGTCTGACAAGACGATCGCCCTTGGAATGTGCTATTTTTTAATCGTACTCAAGAGCGATTAAAACAAAGCAGGGAGTACATACCAATACAGAACTAAAAGCTGAGAAAATTGTTAGGTTGCGATCGCACTCTTTATCTCACCAAAAAAGTTGCACAACTTAAAAGAGTGCCACACAGACGGAATTAGTGTCAAAGTTTCCCAGAGGAGGGTATGAGTTTAACTAGAGCAATTCCAGAACTGGGTCAGCTAGTCAAAGTGCGATCGCGCCAATACGTCGTCACCGAAATCCGGCCCACTGCCATACCTGTTAATCCCATGCTACCAGGGTTACAGCAGTTGCAAAACCTGGTGATGCTTTCCTCTGTGGAAGATGATGCTTTGGGAGAAGAATTACAGGTAATCTGGGAATTAGAACCGGGGGCTTTTATTCGCGAACGGATGGAACTACCGCCACCTACAGGTTTTGATGAACCCGCTAAATTAGACGCTTTTTTGGATGCGGTACGCTGGGGGGGCGCTTCAACTGCTGATATTCGTACTATACAATCTCCCTTTCGCAGCGGTATTGATATTGAAGATTATCAGCTTGACCCCGTTGTGCGTGCCATTCAAATGCCCCGCGTTAACTTACTAATTGCTGATGATGTAGGATTAGGGAAAACCATTGAGGCGGGATTAGTCGCGCAGGAGTTGACAATTCGCCATCGTTGCCGCCGTATTTTGATTATCTGCCCTTCAGCGCTACAAATTCAATGGCGTGACCAAATGCGGGATAAATTTGGTTTAGATTTTCGGATTGTGGATAGTAACTTGATGAAGGAGTTACGGCGTTCTCGCGGGATTCATGTTAATCCTTGGCAGCATTTTCCCAGATTGATTACCTCGATCGATTTTATCAAGCGCGATCGCCCCCTGCGTCTTTTTCGCGAACTCCTCCCCGCCGAAGGCGAACCCCTCTATCCCCGCCGTTTTGACTTGCTGATTGTCGATGAAGCACACAACGTCGCACCATCCGGCGGCGGAAAATATGCAGTTGACTCGCTCCGAACCACTACAATTAGATTATTAGTTCCTCATTTTGAACACAAATTATTTTTAACCGCAACTCCCCATAACGGTTATCCCGAAAGTTTCACCGCTTTATTAGAATTGTTAGACTCCCAAAGATTTGCTAGGGGTGTTTCTCCTGACAAAAACCAACTGCAAGTTGTCATGGTGCGGCGACTGAAACAGGAGATGCAAAACTGGGATGGTTCGCCTCTATTTCCAGTACGGAATTTAGCACCTATTTTAGTAGATTATCCCGCCGGAGAACGGAGGGCGCACGCAGCTTTAAAACATTACACCGAATTACGCGGTAAAGGTGTGGCAGATAATACAGAAAAGTATGCTACTGAATTTGTTTTAAAACTGTTAAA encodes the following:
- a CDS encoding ATP-dependent DNA helicase, which codes for MIQTLVKPKNFQLTSQQNNALQLIEQFLTSSKRVFGLFGYAGTGKSTLVNLVAEQLISAGKRVAFTAPTNKAVGVLRRMANEKGLIGVDFMTIHQLLGLAPVKQGQNKILKQVSPSFLHLYDTIFLDECSMVTTELWNIIQERIANTLLLGSNRQLIVMGDPAQLPPVNGEIEEKKSQAFNIPEKAILTEVVRQGAGSPLLEFITACRTAVKSKKAFQPFSKFSFDKKNGAFLVREETLLKYALKKFSSTFPQDPDCFRILCYTNERVAYWNSKIRAKIYGKNAPRFMMGERLISKAPVIAPDGKTVILSTSAEVEIAEFKEDRYSGYKAWNLQVKTDVGDLRQIYILHESDTRRFQQDNARLLQSAKSNPSLWKAWYNHCEIFADMRNCWAITVHNSQGSTFTEVGIDSSDIGRKVATKLLYLAQVFPCQKSQFIKEYRDSIRAHNQLMYVSCSRAKQRVFVTK